In Rhizobium favelukesii, a single genomic region encodes these proteins:
- a CDS encoding 1-aminocyclopropane-1-carboxylate deaminase gives MSLLEKFERYPLTFGPTPIEHLPRLTAALGGKVEIYAKRDDCNSGLAMGGNKLRKLEYIVPDAIASGADTLVSIGGVQSNHTRMVAATAAKIGMKCVVIQEKWVPHYDAVYDRVGNILMTRLMGADSRLVDAGFDIGIRKSWEDAIQSVENAGGKPYAIPAGASVHKFGALGYVGFAEEVAAQEKDLGFTFDYIIVCVVTGSTQGGMIVGFAAMDRADRVIGIDASGTLQQTRDQVRKIVDATSELVNLGRSVREDEIVINPDYARPAYGVPSEETNEAIRLAARTEAMITDPVYEGKSMQGMIDLARRGFFPEGSKVLYAHLGGAPALNGYSYYYKDG, from the coding sequence TGCCACGGCTGACTGCGGCGCTGGGCGGCAAGGTCGAGATCTATGCCAAGCGCGACGACTGCAATTCGGGCCTCGCCATGGGCGGCAATAAGCTCAGGAAGCTCGAATATATCGTGCCCGACGCGATCGCCTCCGGCGCGGATACGCTGGTGTCGATCGGGGGGGTCCAGTCGAACCATACGCGCATGGTGGCTGCGACTGCGGCGAAGATCGGCATGAAATGTGTCGTCATCCAGGAGAAATGGGTACCGCACTATGATGCAGTCTATGACCGTGTCGGCAATATCCTGATGACGAGACTGATGGGCGCCGACAGCCGGCTGGTCGACGCTGGGTTCGACATCGGTATCCGCAAGAGCTGGGAGGATGCGATTCAGTCGGTAGAGAATGCCGGCGGCAAGCCCTATGCGATCCCGGCTGGCGCTTCGGTGCATAAGTTTGGAGCCCTCGGCTATGTCGGCTTCGCCGAGGAAGTCGCGGCACAGGAGAAGGACCTAGGCTTCACCTTCGACTATATCATCGTCTGCGTGGTCACCGGCTCGACCCAGGGCGGTATGATCGTCGGCTTTGCCGCAATGGATAGGGCTGACAGGGTCATTGGCATCGATGCCTCGGGCACCCTCCAGCAGACGCGGGATCAGGTTCGGAAGATCGTCGATGCGACCTCGGAACTCGTGAACCTTGGCCGGTCCGTGCGTGAAGACGAGATCGTCATCAACCCTGACTATGCCCGTCCCGCCTATGGAGTGCCCTCGGAGGAGACCAACGAGGCGATCCGGCTCGCGGCGCGGACCGAGGCGATGATCACCGACCCTGTCTATGAGGGAAAGTCGATGCAGGGGATGATCGATCTCGCGCGAAGGGGCTTCTTCCCCGAGGGCTCGAAGGTGCTCTACGCCCATCTCGGCGGCGCCCCGGCGCTCAACGGCTACAGCTATTACTACAAGG